ATAAAAAGTACCTACCATTGGAGCTTTAATTATTACTTCATTTTCTTTTATTTCTTCTTTTTTATTTATTACTTCTTTACTTGAGGGTTCTTTTTTAGAAATTGAAACTGCGTCGTCAATAAAAATTTCATTAGAGGGTTTTTTTTCTGGAACAACGTGAGAGCTTTCTAAATTCAATCTACCTTTAACCTCTTCATTTCTACTAATAAAAAGCTCAAGCCCTTGATAGTTTAATGAGAACTCTTTGATATCATTATTTTCATTAACCCATTCAGTCAAGATTTTAATATCATTTAATGTAATTTCTATGTTTTTCATTTTAATTTCCTTTTTATTATATTTTATCTTAAAATTGTAATATTCAAGCCAGAATATGAAACACTGATTTTTTTCCCATCACCTTTAGCTATATTTTTTATTAGGCTGACGATCTGACCTTCATAATAGTCACCACTTTGTCCGCTTTCTATGGATTTTTTCATTTCAGTAACCTGATTACCCGCAAACATCGCTCTTAAAAGTAGCTCGTCCATATTCGCTAATGGGTATTGCTTTTTAAGTCCTACCAACATTGGCTTCGGTTCAGATGGTTTTAAAGCAATATCAGAAGCTCCATTTTTAATGATTTTTTCATATGCAGAATCATCAACAGGACCAAGTAACCGACCGTAATACCCCAGCACATATTTTTTTATCTCGTTAGGAACAACGCTATATCTATCCCCCGAAATGACATTCATAACTGCCTGAGTACCGACAAACTGTGCAAATGGAGTAATCATATTTGGCCATGCTAATTCAGCTCTAACACGAGCAACTTCATCAAGAAGCTCATCGTATCGATGGCCAAGTCCCGCCGTTTCTAATTGGGACTGAAAATTAGAAAGCATTCCGCCCGGTAACTGATGTTTATAATGTAGCGCGTT
This genomic stretch from Marinomonas primoryensis harbors:
- the accB gene encoding acetyl-CoA carboxylase biotin carboxyl carrier protein — protein: MKNIEITLNDIKILTEWVNENNDIKEFSLNYQGLELFISRNEEVKGRLNLESSHVVPEKKPSNEIFIDDAVSISKKEPSSKEVINKKEEIKENEVIIKAPMVGTFYKSSSPDTPAFVEVGQAVKPDSVLCIIEVMKLMNNLEAKVNGTVKEIYVEDNQAVEFGQPLMLIIKD